A genomic stretch from Mycobacterium cookii includes:
- a CDS encoding GuaB3 family IMP dehydrogenase-related protein translates to MVEIGMGRTARRTFELDDISIVPSRRTRSSQDVTTAWQLDAYRFEIPIVAHPSDALVSPEFAIELGRLGGLGVLNGEGLIGRHADVEAKIAQVIEAAAKEPEPSAAIRLLQQFHAAPLDPELLGSAVARIREAGVTTAVRVSPQNAQSLTPALLSAGIDLLVIQGTIISAERVASDGEPLNLKTFISELDVPVVAGGVIDHRTALHLMRTGAAGVIVGYGSTRGVTTSDEVLGIRVPMATAIADAAAARREYLDETGGRYVHVLADGDIHTSGDLAKAIACGADAVVLGTPLSESAEALGDGWFWPTAAAHPSLPRGALLQVAVGERLPLEQVLNGPSDDPFGSLNLVGGLRRSMAKAGYCDLKEFQKVGLTVGS, encoded by the coding sequence ATGGTTGAGATCGGCATGGGCCGAACAGCCCGGCGCACTTTCGAACTCGACGACATCAGCATCGTGCCCTCGCGGCGCACCCGCTCGTCGCAGGACGTGACGACGGCCTGGCAGCTCGACGCCTACCGCTTCGAGATCCCGATCGTCGCTCATCCGAGCGACGCGCTGGTCTCGCCGGAATTCGCCATCGAGCTCGGTCGGCTCGGCGGACTGGGGGTGCTCAACGGCGAAGGGCTGATCGGCCGTCACGCGGACGTGGAAGCCAAGATCGCCCAGGTCATCGAAGCGGCCGCCAAAGAGCCCGAGCCGTCGGCGGCGATCCGGCTGCTGCAGCAGTTCCACGCCGCGCCGTTGGACCCCGAACTGCTCGGCAGCGCGGTGGCCCGCATCCGCGAGGCCGGGGTGACCACCGCGGTGCGGGTCAGCCCGCAGAACGCGCAGTCGTTGACGCCGGCTCTGTTGTCGGCGGGCATAGATCTGCTGGTCATCCAGGGCACCATCATCTCCGCCGAACGCGTCGCCAGTGACGGCGAACCGCTTAACCTGAAAACCTTCATCTCCGAGCTCGACGTCCCGGTGGTAGCCGGTGGCGTGATCGATCACCGCACCGCGCTCCACCTGATGCGCACCGGCGCCGCGGGCGTCATCGTGGGCTACGGATCGACCAGGGGAGTGACCACCAGCGACGAGGTGCTCGGTATCAGGGTGCCGATGGCCACGGCGATCGCCGACGCCGCCGCGGCCCGGCGGGAATACCTCGACGAGACCGGCGGCCGCTACGTGCACGTGCTCGCAGACGGAGACATCCACACGTCCGGAGATCTGGCGAAAGCGATCGCCTGCGGCGCCGACGCGGTCGTGCTGGGCACCCCGCTCTCCGAGTCGGCCGAGGCGTTGGGCGACGGATGGTTCTGGCCGACCGCGGCCGCCCACCCGTCGCTGCCGCGGGGCGCGCTGCTACAGGTCGCGGTCGGCGAACGACTTCCGCTGGAGCAGGTCCTCAACGGCCCGTCCGACGATCCGTTCGGCTCGCTGAACCTGGTCGGCGGTCTGCGCCGCTCGATGGCCAAGGCCGGCTACTGCGACCTCAAGGAATTCCAGAAGGTCGGCCTGACGGTAGGCAGCTGA
- a CDS encoding GMC family oxidoreductase has product MKPDYDVLIIGSGFGGSVTALRLTEKGYRVGVLEAGRRFSDEDFAKTSWNLRKFLWAPKLGMYGIQRIHLLRNVMILAGAGVGGGSLNYANTLYVPSQPFFGDPQWSHITDWRSELMPHYLQAQRMLGVVTNPTFTDADRILKEVAEDMGCGDTFVQTPVGVFFGPDGAKTPGETVPDPYFGGAGPARTGCLECGSCMTGCRFGAKNTLVKNYLGLAESNGAEVIPMTTVTDFEQREDGIWEVRTARTGRFLRRKKRTFTAENLVLAAGTWGTQHLLFNMRDKGKLPELSGRLGELTRTNSESIVGAGRLKVSDDLDLTHGVAITSSIHPSSDTHIEPCRYGKGSNAMGLLQTLMTDGPGPGGSDVPRWKQLLDNASHDPRGTLRLLNPRRWSERTMISLVMQNLDNSITTYTKRGKLGRRRYVSKQGHGEPNPTWIPVGNEATRRIAEKIDGVAGGTWGELFNIPLTAHFLGGAAIGDSRDTGVIDPYHRTYGYPTMFVVDGAAISANLGVNPSLSITAQAERAASLWPNKGEDDVRPRQGEAYRRLDPIAPKNPVVPEDAPGALRWLPSPGPVSSAG; this is encoded by the coding sequence GTGAAACCTGACTACGACGTCCTGATCATCGGTTCGGGTTTTGGCGGTAGCGTCACCGCGCTCCGGCTGACGGAGAAGGGTTACCGCGTCGGCGTGCTCGAGGCCGGCCGACGTTTCTCCGACGAGGATTTCGCCAAGACCTCCTGGAACCTCCGCAAGTTCTTGTGGGCACCGAAGCTCGGCATGTACGGGATCCAGCGCATCCATCTGTTGCGCAACGTGATGATCCTGGCCGGCGCCGGCGTCGGCGGCGGGTCGCTGAACTACGCGAACACGCTGTACGTCCCGTCGCAGCCGTTCTTCGGTGACCCGCAGTGGTCGCACATCACCGACTGGCGCTCCGAGTTGATGCCGCACTATCTGCAGGCGCAGCGGATGCTCGGCGTCGTCACCAACCCGACCTTCACCGATGCCGACCGCATTCTCAAAGAGGTCGCCGAGGACATGGGCTGCGGCGACACGTTCGTGCAGACGCCGGTCGGCGTGTTCTTCGGGCCGGACGGCGCCAAGACACCGGGCGAGACCGTGCCGGATCCCTACTTCGGCGGCGCGGGCCCGGCTCGCACCGGCTGCCTGGAATGCGGCAGCTGCATGACCGGATGCCGGTTCGGCGCCAAGAACACCTTGGTGAAGAACTACCTCGGGCTTGCGGAGTCCAATGGCGCGGAAGTCATTCCGATGACGACCGTCACCGACTTCGAGCAACGCGAGGACGGCATCTGGGAAGTGCGGACCGCGCGCACCGGACGCTTCCTGCGTCGCAAGAAACGCACCTTCACCGCCGAGAACCTGGTGCTGGCCGCGGGCACCTGGGGCACCCAGCATCTGCTGTTCAACATGCGCGACAAGGGCAAACTGCCCGAACTCTCCGGACGGCTGGGCGAACTGACCCGCACGAACTCCGAATCCATCGTCGGCGCAGGCCGATTGAAGGTCAGCGACGACTTGGACCTGACCCACGGGGTCGCGATCACGTCGTCGATCCACCCGTCGTCGGACACCCACATCGAACCCTGCCGCTACGGCAAGGGCTCCAACGCGATGGGCCTGCTGCAGACCCTGATGACCGACGGTCCCGGGCCGGGCGGCAGCGACGTGCCCCGGTGGAAGCAGTTGCTGGACAACGCCAGTCACGATCCACGTGGGACCCTGCGGCTGCTCAACCCGCGCCGCTGGAGCGAGCGCACGATGATCTCGCTGGTGATGCAGAATCTGGACAACTCGATCACCACATACACCAAACGTGGCAAGCTGGGCCGCCGCCGGTATGTCAGCAAGCAGGGTCACGGCGAGCCGAACCCCACCTGGATTCCGGTGGGCAACGAGGCCACCCGCCGTATCGCCGAAAAGATCGACGGCGTTGCGGGCGGCACCTGGGGCGAGCTGTTCAACATTCCGCTGACCGCGCACTTCCTCGGTGGTGCAGCGATCGGCGACAGCCGCGACACCGGCGTCATCGACCCGTACCACCGGACCTACGGCTACCCGACGATGTTCGTGGTCGACGGCGCCGCGATCTCGGCGAACCTGGGTGTCAACCCGTCGCTGTCGATCACCGCGCAGGCCGAGCGGGCCGCGTCGCTGTGGCCGAACAAGGGCGAGGACGACGTCCGTCCGCGCCAGGGTGAGGCCTATCGTCGGCTCGACCCGATCGCGCCGAAGAATCCTGTGGTGCCGGAGGACGCACCGGGTGCGTTGCGCTGGCTCCCCAGTCCGGGTCCGGTCAGCTCGGCTGGGTAA
- a CDS encoding glycoside hydrolase family 65 protein — protein MIPDDTLPVEPWQVREPQLNLDVLAQSESLFALSNGHIGIRGNLDEGEPHGFPGTYLNSFYEVRPLPYAEAGFGYPEAGQTIVDVTNGKILRLLVDDEPFDVRYGKLISHERILDLRAGTLTRDAHWQSPVGKQVRVTSTRLVSLSQRSVVAIEYIVEAVEQFVRVTVQSELVANEDQPVTSGDPRVAAILDRPLEAVQHEDTECGALLMHKTRASALMMAAAMDHEIEVEGRYEITNDASDDLARTTVICGLRPGQRLRIVKYLAYGWSSQRSRPALRDQAAAALHSARYSGWKGLVEAQRKILDDYWDGADVEVEGDPICQQAVRFGLFHLLQASARAEGRGIASKGLTGTGYDGHVFWDTDGFVLPVLTYTLPHAAADALRWRASTLDLAKERAAQLDLKGASYPWRTIRGQECSAYWPAGTAAWHINADIAMAFERYRIVTGDETLEKDCGLEVLIETARLWHSLGHHDRHGVWHLDGVTGPDEYTAIVRDNVFTNMMAAHNLRVAADACARHSETAREMGVSSDETASWRAAADAAHIPFDEELGVHPQSEGFTTYAEWDFNEKTSYPLLLHEPYALLYPAQVVKQTDLVLAMHWQSHKFSDEQKARNVDYYERRTVRDSSLSACTQAVMCANVGHVELAHDYTYEAALVDLRDLHNNTKDGLHMASLAGAWTALVAGFGGLRDDEGILSLNPYLPDGISRLRFRLRWQDFRVTVDVIHDEVTYTLRDGPHGELTIRHAGEDIELSTTEPTTITLVKREPLLPAPQQPPGRAPLHRNSYRSVTQPS, from the coding sequence ATGATCCCGGATGACACGCTCCCCGTTGAACCCTGGCAGGTCCGCGAGCCCCAGCTGAATCTCGATGTGCTGGCCCAATCGGAGTCGCTGTTCGCACTGTCCAACGGGCACATCGGAATTCGCGGCAACCTCGACGAAGGTGAGCCACACGGCTTTCCCGGCACGTATCTCAACTCGTTCTATGAAGTGCGGCCGCTGCCCTATGCGGAAGCGGGCTTCGGCTACCCGGAGGCCGGGCAGACCATCGTCGACGTCACCAACGGCAAGATCCTGCGTCTGCTGGTCGACGACGAACCGTTCGACGTTCGCTACGGCAAGCTGATCAGCCACGAGCGGATCCTCGATCTGCGGGCCGGCACTCTGACGCGCGACGCCCACTGGCAGTCACCGGTCGGCAAGCAGGTCAGAGTGACCTCGACCCGGCTGGTGTCGCTGTCCCAACGCAGCGTCGTCGCCATCGAATACATCGTCGAGGCCGTCGAGCAATTCGTCCGTGTCACAGTGCAATCCGAGCTGGTCGCCAACGAGGATCAGCCGGTGACATCCGGCGATCCACGGGTCGCGGCCATCCTCGATCGACCGCTGGAGGCCGTCCAGCACGAAGACACCGAATGCGGCGCGCTGCTGATGCACAAGACGCGTGCCAGCGCGTTGATGATGGCCGCGGCGATGGACCACGAGATCGAGGTGGAGGGCCGCTACGAGATCACCAACGACGCAAGCGACGACCTCGCTCGCACAACGGTGATCTGTGGCCTGCGACCGGGTCAGAGGCTGCGCATCGTGAAGTACCTGGCCTACGGCTGGTCGAGCCAGCGGTCCCGGCCGGCGCTGCGCGATCAGGCGGCCGCCGCGTTGCACAGCGCGCGGTACAGCGGCTGGAAGGGCCTGGTGGAGGCCCAACGCAAAATCCTCGACGACTATTGGGACGGCGCCGATGTCGAGGTGGAAGGTGACCCGATCTGTCAGCAGGCGGTTCGGTTCGGGCTCTTTCACCTGCTGCAGGCCAGTGCACGGGCCGAAGGCCGCGGGATCGCCAGTAAGGGTTTGACCGGGACCGGCTACGACGGCCACGTCTTCTGGGATACCGACGGCTTCGTGCTGCCGGTATTGACCTACACCTTGCCGCATGCGGCCGCCGACGCATTGCGTTGGCGCGCATCGACGTTGGATTTGGCGAAGGAGCGTGCGGCGCAGCTCGACCTCAAGGGTGCCAGCTACCCGTGGCGGACGATACGCGGTCAGGAATGTTCGGCCTACTGGCCGGCGGGAACCGCGGCGTGGCACATCAACGCCGACATCGCAATGGCTTTCGAGCGCTATCGGATTGTCACCGGCGACGAGACGCTGGAAAAAGACTGCGGCCTCGAGGTGTTGATCGAGACGGCGCGGCTGTGGCATTCACTCGGCCACCACGACCGCCACGGCGTGTGGCACCTGGACGGGGTGACCGGTCCCGACGAGTACACCGCGATCGTGCGGGACAACGTGTTCACCAACATGATGGCGGCACACAACCTGCGGGTCGCCGCCGACGCCTGCGCACGGCATTCCGAAACCGCCCGCGAGATGGGCGTATCCAGCGATGAGACCGCGTCGTGGCGGGCCGCCGCCGACGCGGCACACATCCCCTTCGACGAGGAGCTCGGCGTGCATCCGCAGTCCGAAGGCTTCACCACCTACGCCGAGTGGGACTTCAACGAGAAGACGTCCTACCCGCTGCTGCTGCACGAGCCCTACGCATTGTTGTACCCCGCGCAGGTGGTCAAGCAGACCGACCTGGTGTTGGCGATGCATTGGCAGAGCCACAAATTCAGCGACGAGCAGAAGGCCCGCAATGTCGACTACTACGAGCGACGCACGGTGCGCGACTCGTCGCTGTCGGCCTGCACCCAGGCGGTGATGTGCGCCAACGTCGGGCATGTGGAGCTCGCGCACGACTACACCTACGAGGCGGCGCTGGTCGACCTCCGCGATCTGCACAACAACACCAAGGACGGGCTGCACATGGCCTCGCTGGCCGGCGCCTGGACCGCGCTGGTCGCCGGCTTCGGCGGCCTGCGCGACGACGAGGGAATACTGTCGCTCAACCCGTATCTGCCCGATGGCATCTCACGACTGCGATTTCGGTTGCGATGGCAAGACTTTCGGGTGACCGTTGACGTCATCCACGACGAGGTCACCTACACGCTGCGCGACGGACCCCATGGTGAGCTGACCATCCGGCACGCCGGGGAGGACATCGAGCTCAGCACCACGGAGCCGACGACGATCACCCTGGTCAAGCGCGAGCCGCTGCTGCCGGCGCCCCAGCAACCGCCGGGACGCGCTCCGCTGCACCGGAATTCGTACCGGTCAGTTACCCAGCCGAGCTGA